Proteins encoded together in one Pseudomonas arsenicoxydans window:
- a CDS encoding glutathione binding-like protein, translated as MTDLSAFPITRKWPAQYPDWIQLYSLPTPNGVKVSIMLEEIGLPYEPHRVGFDTNDQMSPEFLSLNPNNKIPAILDPHGPGDKPLPLFESGAILIYLADKSGQLLAQESAARYETIQWLMFQMGGIGPMFGQLGFFNKFAGKDYEDKRPRDRYVEESKRLLKVLDERLQGRDWIMGERYTIADIATFPWVRNLIGFYEAGDLVGIKDFPNVTRVLERFLARPAVMRGLEIPK; from the coding sequence ATGACCGATCTGTCCGCGTTCCCCATCACCCGAAAATGGCCGGCCCAGTATCCCGATTGGATTCAGCTTTATTCCCTGCCGACCCCCAATGGCGTCAAGGTCTCGATCATGCTCGAAGAGATCGGCCTGCCCTACGAGCCGCATCGCGTGGGCTTTGACACCAACGACCAGATGTCCCCCGAATTCCTGTCGCTGAACCCCAACAACAAGATCCCGGCGATCCTCGATCCCCACGGTCCGGGGGACAAACCCCTGCCGTTGTTCGAGTCCGGCGCCATTCTGATTTATCTCGCCGACAAGAGCGGGCAACTGCTGGCGCAGGAATCGGCGGCGCGGTACGAGACGATCCAGTGGCTGATGTTTCAGATGGGCGGCATCGGGCCGATGTTCGGTCAGCTCGGTTTCTTCAACAAATTCGCCGGCAAGGACTACGAGGACAAGCGTCCGCGTGATCGTTACGTCGAGGAAAGTAAACGCCTGTTGAAGGTGCTTGATGAGCGCCTGCAAGGACGCGACTGGATCATGGGCGAACGCTACACCATCGCCGACATTGCGACCTTTCCGTGGGTGCGTAACCTGATCGGCTTCTATGAAGCGGGGGATCTGGTGGGCATCAAGGACTTCCCGAATGTCACCCGGGTCCTGGAGCGCTTCCTGGCGCGACCGGCGGTGATGCGCGGGCTGGAAATCCCCAAGTAA
- a CDS encoding DUF1427 family protein: protein MSYLISLVIGLGVGLVYGALDFRSPAPPAIALVGLLGMLAGEKLWPMGRQLVSGWIS from the coding sequence ATGAGCTACCTCATCTCGCTGGTCATCGGTCTGGGCGTCGGCCTGGTGTACGGCGCCCTGGATTTTCGTTCTCCCGCACCACCGGCCATTGCGCTGGTGGGCCTGCTGGGCATGCTCGCCGGTGAGAAGTTGTGGCCCATGGGCCGGCAACTGGTCAGCGGCTGGATCTCCTGA
- the selD gene encoding selenide, water dikinase SelD has product MSEPIRLTQYSHGAGCGCKISPQVLEVILAGSGAQNLDPNLWVGNASRDDAAVYAIDEERGVVSTTDFFMPIVDDPFDFGRIAATNAISDIYAMGGDPLMAIAILGWPVDKLAPEIAREVIRGGRSICDEAGIPLAGGHSIDAPEPIFGLAVTGLVQKRHMKRNDTATAGCLLYLTKPLGIGILTTAEKKGKLRHADIGLARDWMCTLNKPGSRFGKLDGVTAMTDVTGFGLLGHLVEMADGSHLTARIEYERVPRLPGVEYYLEQGCVPGGTLRNFDSYASKLGRLQELHKRVLCDPQTSGGLLVAVTPEGNEQFLKVAAELGLILEPIGELVERQTHAVEVI; this is encoded by the coding sequence ATGAGTGAACCGATTCGTCTGACCCAGTACAGCCACGGCGCAGGGTGTGGCTGCAAGATTTCACCACAGGTGCTGGAGGTGATTCTGGCGGGCAGCGGGGCGCAGAACCTTGACCCGAACCTCTGGGTCGGCAACGCCTCGCGCGATGACGCCGCGGTGTATGCCATCGATGAAGAACGTGGCGTAGTCTCCACTACCGACTTCTTCATGCCGATCGTCGATGACCCGTTCGATTTCGGTCGCATCGCGGCGACCAACGCCATCAGCGATATCTACGCCATGGGCGGCGATCCGCTGATGGCGATTGCGATCCTGGGCTGGCCGGTCGATAAGCTGGCGCCGGAGATCGCGCGTGAAGTGATTCGCGGCGGGCGCTCAATATGCGACGAGGCTGGCATTCCATTGGCCGGCGGGCATTCCATCGACGCGCCGGAACCGATCTTCGGCCTCGCCGTGACCGGCCTGGTGCAAAAACGCCACATGAAACGCAACGACACCGCCACCGCCGGTTGCCTGCTTTACCTCACCAAACCGCTGGGCATCGGCATCCTCACCACCGCCGAGAAAAAGGGCAAGTTGCGGCATGCCGACATCGGCCTGGCCCGCGACTGGATGTGCACCCTGAACAAGCCTGGCAGCCGTTTCGGCAAGCTTGATGGCGTGACTGCGATGACTGATGTCACCGGTTTTGGTTTGCTCGGGCATCTGGTGGAAATGGCTGACGGCAGCCATCTGACCGCGCGCATTGAATATGAGCGTGTGCCACGTCTGCCGGGCGTCGAGTATTACCTTGAGCAGGGCTGTGTGCCGGGCGGCACGCTACGTAACTTCGACAGCTACGCCAGCAAGCTCGGGCGTCTGCAGGAGCTGCACAAACGGGTGCTGTGTGATCCGCAGACCAGCGGTGGCCTACTGGTTGCTGTCACGCCCGAAGGCAACGAGCAATTCCTCAAAGTGGCCGCCGAATTGGGTCTGATACTTGAGCCAATCGGTGAATTGGTTGAGCGACAGACCCACGCGGTCGAGGTGATTTGA
- a CDS encoding quinone oxidoreductase family protein, which produces MKALQFDKTGDLSALRYVDVPTPVPGADEVLVQIKAAGLNPSDVKNVLGRFPYTTLPRIPGRDFAGVVVEGPEGLIGQEVWGTGRELGFFADGSHAQFVKLPANGVALKPTHLSFAQAASLGVPYTTAWDALERSLVTAQTRLLVIGGGAVGSAALALAKVRGAQVLAAARRPEQVKDLQAQGYQTLQLDKPEELGAQVNAVYTGGADVIFDTTGFWLPASVPALAAFGRIAIIAAPVDGMVQLPALALYRKGGSVVGINSLLYGVQACAAMLDQFGKFFDQGLLPLPEGLLESPLAQGLDRYAEVNQGSGDKVILLP; this is translated from the coding sequence ATGAAAGCACTGCAATTCGACAAGACCGGCGATCTCTCGGCCTTGCGCTATGTCGATGTTCCAACCCCCGTTCCCGGCGCCGATGAAGTGCTGGTCCAGATCAAGGCCGCTGGCCTGAATCCCAGCGACGTGAAGAACGTGCTCGGGCGTTTCCCCTATACCACCTTGCCGCGCATTCCCGGGCGCGATTTCGCCGGTGTGGTGGTTGAAGGGCCCGAGGGGCTGATCGGTCAAGAGGTCTGGGGCACCGGTCGCGAGCTGGGTTTTTTTGCCGACGGGTCGCATGCGCAGTTCGTCAAGCTGCCGGCCAATGGCGTGGCGCTCAAACCCACTCATCTGAGCTTCGCCCAGGCCGCCAGCCTCGGTGTGCCCTACACCACGGCGTGGGATGCATTGGAGCGCAGTCTGGTAACGGCGCAAACGCGGCTATTGGTGATCGGTGGCGGGGCGGTGGGCAGTGCCGCGCTGGCGCTGGCCAAGGTGCGTGGCGCCCAGGTGCTGGCAGCGGCGCGGCGCCCCGAGCAGGTAAAGGATTTGCAGGCGCAGGGTTATCAGACGTTGCAACTGGATAAGCCCGAAGAGTTGGGGGCGCAGGTCAACGCCGTGTATACCGGCGGTGCCGACGTGATTTTCGACACCACGGGCTTCTGGCTGCCGGCCTCGGTCCCGGCGCTGGCCGCGTTCGGGCGCATCGCAATCATCGCCGCGCCGGTGGACGGCATGGTGCAGCTGCCAGCGTTGGCGCTGTATCGCAAGGGCGGTTCGGTGGTGGGGATCAATTCGTTGCTGTATGGCGTCCAGGCGTGTGCGGCGATGCTGGATCAGTTCGGCAAATTCTTTGATCAGGGGTTGCTGCCGTTGCCCGAGGGCCTGCTTGAATCGCCGTTGGCACAAGGGCTGGATCGGTATGCCGAAGTGAACCAGGGCAGTGGCGACAAAGTGATTCTCTTGCCCTGA
- a CDS encoding purine-nucleoside phosphorylase, with protein MNAMTRLSLACAALLSSTAWASETPIQPKVLLITMFAPEAQHWIDRLELRQEVRVPGLSAEYPTIRCNTQQVCLMVTGMGQTNAAASTLALALSPKFDLRKSYFLIAGIAGISPKHGTIGTAAWAHYLVEFGTQWEVDSRDAPKDWPTGYIGINTKGPNEKPPLDYKTEVFELNPKLQAKAFALSHNVQLSESKESATWRMKYPSPPANQPPVVTQCDTLAGNTWFSGTRLSERAEVWTRLLTDNKGEYCTTQQEDSSTYEALLRASREGLVDVQRLAVVRAGSDFDRPAPGQSEVDNLLKYADQGGFVPALENLYRTGNPLVQEILNNWSAWENGVPDA; from the coding sequence ATGAATGCAATGACGCGTCTTTCCCTGGCCTGTGCCGCCCTGCTCTCTTCCACGGCCTGGGCGAGTGAAACACCGATCCAGCCGAAAGTGCTGCTGATCACCATGTTCGCCCCCGAGGCGCAACACTGGATCGATCGTCTGGAACTCAGGCAGGAAGTTCGAGTGCCAGGCCTGTCCGCCGAGTACCCGACGATTCGCTGCAACACGCAACAGGTGTGCCTGATGGTCACCGGCATGGGCCAGACCAACGCCGCCGCGTCGACACTGGCCTTGGCCCTGTCGCCGAAATTCGACCTGCGTAAAAGCTATTTCCTGATCGCCGGGATTGCCGGCATCAGCCCCAAGCACGGAACCATCGGCACCGCCGCGTGGGCGCACTATCTGGTGGAGTTCGGCACCCAGTGGGAAGTGGATTCGCGAGACGCGCCGAAAGACTGGCCGACCGGGTATATCGGCATCAACACCAAAGGCCCGAACGAAAAACCGCCGCTGGACTACAAGACCGAAGTCTTCGAGCTCAATCCGAAATTGCAGGCCAAGGCGTTCGCCCTGTCGCACAACGTCCAGTTGAGCGAGAGTAAAGAGTCGGCCACCTGGCGCATGAAGTATCCGTCGCCCCCAGCCAATCAACCGCCGGTGGTGACGCAATGCGACACGCTGGCGGGCAACACCTGGTTTTCCGGGACACGCTTGAGCGAGCGCGCCGAAGTCTGGACCCGGTTGCTGACGGACAATAAAGGCGAATACTGCACGACGCAGCAGGAAGACAGTTCCACGTATGAAGCGCTGTTGCGGGCCAGTCGCGAGGGGCTGGTGGACGTCCAGCGTCTGGCGGTGGTGCGCGCCGGCTCCGATTTCGATCGACCGGCACCGGGCCAGAGCGAAGTGGATAACCTGCTCAAGTACGCCGATCAGGGCGGATTCGTGCCGGCGCTGGAGAACCTGTACCGGACCGGGAATCCGTTGGTGCAGGAGATTTTGAATAATTGGTCGGCGTGGGAGAACGGTGTTCCCGACGCTTGA
- a CDS encoding histidine phosphatase family protein — protein sequence MMNPLKFAGRFKQCAYVVLTAVLASGVLFFALESSESRAQPAADGTQTLVFLRHAEKPEGGLGQLNCQGLNRAINLATLLPEKFGKANYVFAANPTRNVEEGEQDNSYSYIRPLMTISPSAIKLGLPVNINFSANDVSDLADELLHDKYHNSVIYTAWSHGYLPELINKVAEEAVGKKQTITEDWESSDYDSLVVLTLTWHNGKASLQSHNYKQGLDNGPTSCPT from the coding sequence ATGATGAACCCTTTGAAATTCGCTGGCCGCTTCAAGCAATGCGCCTATGTCGTCCTGACTGCGGTGCTGGCGTCGGGCGTGTTGTTTTTTGCACTGGAGTCCAGTGAAAGCCGTGCGCAACCGGCGGCTGACGGCACCCAGACCCTGGTCTTCCTGCGCCATGCGGAAAAACCCGAAGGTGGTCTCGGCCAGCTCAACTGTCAGGGCCTGAACCGCGCAATCAATCTGGCTACCCTGCTGCCGGAAAAATTCGGCAAGGCCAATTACGTGTTTGCCGCCAACCCGACCCGCAATGTCGAGGAAGGCGAACAGGACAACTCCTACAGCTACATCCGCCCACTGATGACCATCAGCCCCAGCGCCATCAAGCTCGGTTTGCCGGTGAACATCAATTTTTCGGCCAACGACGTTAGCGATCTGGCGGATGAATTGCTCCACGACAAGTACCACAACTCGGTGATCTACACGGCCTGGTCCCACGGCTACCTGCCCGAGCTGATCAACAAGGTCGCGGAGGAAGCCGTCGGCAAGAAACAGACAATCACCGAAGACTGGGAGTCCAGCGACTATGACTCGCTGGTGGTGCTTACGCTGACCTGGCACAACGGCAAGGCCAGTTTGCAGAGCCACAACTACAAGCAAGGTCTGGATAACGGGCCGACGTCGTGTCCGACCTGA
- a CDS encoding nucleoside-specific channel-forming protein Tsx encodes MHRMSSRATCSRTVAVSLLLASVTGLLSSTVLAQPAATEESAQGETLSVEASPPKKGVYLSDWFNQDLTVIGSKDISFGPQPADDIYLEYEYFGRKGPFELYGYIDIPKIFDIGNSHDKGVWDHGSPVFMEHEPRISIDYLAGRSLAVGPFKEWYVAFDWIYDHGSNTANRANTLYSGLGTDIDTHSRVNLSANFYGRYQWENYGASNEYSWDGYRAQLKYIVPISSFENGASLTYIGFTNFDFGSDLHKDNPARTANATVATNVLLYSFTHLRFTLVGRYFHNGGNWEDGSELNFGDGDFRARSNGWGYYAGIGYQF; translated from the coding sequence ATGCACCGCATGTCCAGCCGCGCGACTTGCTCGCGCACTGTTGCTGTTTCCTTGCTGCTGGCCAGCGTTACAGGACTACTCAGCAGCACCGTTTTGGCGCAACCCGCCGCCACCGAAGAATCTGCCCAGGGCGAAACCCTCAGCGTCGAAGCCAGCCCCCCGAAAAAAGGCGTGTACCTATCGGACTGGTTCAACCAGGACCTGACCGTCATCGGTAGCAAAGACATCAGCTTCGGTCCGCAGCCGGCCGACGATATTTACCTGGAATATGAATACTTCGGGCGCAAAGGACCGTTCGAGTTGTACGGCTACATCGACATCCCGAAAATCTTCGACATCGGCAACAGCCATGACAAAGGCGTCTGGGACCACGGCTCACCGGTGTTCATGGAACACGAACCGCGCATCTCCATCGACTACCTGGCCGGACGCAGCCTGGCGGTCGGGCCGTTCAAGGAATGGTACGTCGCGTTCGACTGGATCTACGACCATGGCAGCAACACCGCCAACCGCGCCAATACGCTTTACAGCGGCTTGGGCACCGACATCGACACCCATTCGCGGGTCAACCTGTCGGCCAACTTCTACGGGCGTTACCAATGGGAAAACTACGGCGCCAGCAATGAATACTCGTGGGACGGCTACCGCGCCCAGCTCAAATACATCGTGCCGATCAGCAGCTTCGAAAACGGCGCGTCGCTGACGTACATCGGTTTCACCAACTTCGATTTCGGCTCGGACCTGCACAAGGACAACCCGGCCCGTACCGCGAACGCCACTGTCGCCACCAACGTCTTGCTGTATTCGTTCACCCATTTACGTTTCACCCTGGTCGGCCGTTATTTCCATAACGGCGGCAATTGGGAGGATGGCAGCGAGTTGAATTTCGGCGACGGCGACTTCCGCGCCCGGTCCAACGGCTGGGGTTATTACGCCGGCATCGGTTATCAGTTCTGA
- the mnmH gene encoding tRNA 2-selenouridine(34) synthase MnmH, whose amino-acid sequence MSNDFTDYREIFLNDRPLMDVRAPVEFFKGSFPGVVNLPLMNDNERQRVGTCYKQHGQQAAITLGHQLVSGQIKAERIEAWADFARAHPEGYLYCFRGGLRSQIAQQWLKDEAGIDYPRVGGGYKAMRTFLLDTVEQAVAQCDFVLLGGMTGTGKTEVLWQLNNALDLEGHANHRGSSFGKRATGQPSNIDFENRLAVDVLKKRAHGIEQFVLEDESRAIGSCALPLPLYQSMQQYPMVWLEDSLEGRVERILRDYVVDLCAEFVAVHGEEGFALFSERLLESLNNVQKRLGGERHRRMLILMEDALAEQASSGAVDLHRGWIEGLLREYYDPMYAFQREKKGARIEFAGERCAVLEYLRARLINRK is encoded by the coding sequence ATGTCGAACGACTTCACCGACTACCGCGAAATCTTCCTCAACGACCGACCGCTGATGGATGTTCGTGCGCCGGTCGAGTTTTTCAAGGGATCGTTCCCCGGTGTCGTCAATTTGCCGCTGATGAACGACAACGAGCGCCAACGGGTCGGCACCTGCTACAAGCAACACGGCCAGCAAGCGGCAATTACGCTGGGGCATCAGTTGGTGTCTGGCCAGATCAAGGCAGAACGCATCGAGGCCTGGGCCGATTTTGCCCGGGCGCATCCAGAAGGCTATTTGTATTGTTTTCGCGGCGGCTTGCGTTCGCAGATTGCCCAGCAGTGGCTCAAGGACGAAGCCGGGATCGATTATCCGCGAGTGGGTGGCGGCTACAAAGCGATGCGCACCTTCTTGCTCGACACGGTCGAGCAGGCCGTGGCCCAGTGCGATTTCGTGTTGCTGGGCGGCATGACCGGCACGGGCAAGACCGAGGTGCTTTGGCAGTTGAACAATGCGCTGGACCTTGAAGGCCACGCCAATCATCGCGGCTCCAGTTTTGGTAAACGCGCCACCGGCCAACCGTCCAATATCGACTTTGAAAACCGCCTGGCAGTGGACGTGCTGAAAAAGCGCGCCCACGGCATCGAGCAGTTTGTGCTGGAAGACGAGAGCCGCGCGATTGGCAGTTGCGCCTTGCCGTTACCGCTCTACCAGAGCATGCAGCAGTATCCGATGGTCTGGCTGGAAGACAGTCTGGAAGGGCGGGTCGAACGGATCTTGCGCGATTACGTCGTGGACTTGTGTGCCGAGTTCGTCGCGGTACACGGCGAGGAAGGTTTTGCGCTGTTTTCCGAGCGATTGCTGGAAAGCCTGAACAACGTCCAGAAGCGTCTGGGCGGTGAACGGCATCGGCGGATGTTGATCCTGATGGAAGACGCGCTGGCGGAGCAGGCGAGCAGCGGGGCGGTGGATTTGCACCGGGGCTGGATTGAAGGGTTGCTCCGTGAGTATTACGACCCGATGTATGCGTTTCAGCGGGAGAAGAAGGGCGCGCGGATCGAGTTTGCAGGGGAGCGGTGCGCGGTGCTTGAGTACCTTCGAGCGCGGCTTATCAACCGAAAGTAA